The proteins below come from a single Archangium lipolyticum genomic window:
- a CDS encoding septal ring lytic transglycosylase RlpA family protein — translation MNKNLVRRAAIAFAAMGLLGLTGILTAPSANASQVNALATCNATWYGAEGEIPEGWPTASGEPFSRWALKAAHNSLPFGTRVKVTYQGRSVIVTINDRGGFGGSTCLDLTYGAFIQIANPDLGVIPVQYEILW, via the coding sequence ATGAACAAGAATCTCGTTCGTCGAGCCGCCATTGCCTTTGCCGCCATGGGCCTCCTGGGCCTGACGGGCATCCTGACGGCGCCGTCCGCCAATGCCTCTCAGGTGAACGCCCTGGCCACCTGCAACGCGACCTGGTACGGCGCGGAGGGCGAAATCCCCGAGGGGTGGCCGACCGCCAGCGGTGAGCCCTTCAGCCGGTGGGCGCTCAAGGCCGCACACAACTCGCTGCCGTTTGGCACCCGCGTCAAGGTGACCTACCAGGGCCGCTCCGTCATCGTGACCATCAATGACCGCGGAGGCTTTGGCGGCTCGACCTGCCTGGACCTCACCTACGGCGCGTTCATCCAGATCGCCAATCCCGACCTCGGCGTCATCCCCGTGCAGTACGAGATCCTCTGGTGA
- a CDS encoding LysR family transcriptional regulator, with product MDRIEAMRVFVTALDEGSLAGAGRRLGRSPAAVSRAIAFLEAHVGTQLLHRTTRSMRLSEAGERYAAACRRVLTELEEADLLAAGERAAPRGLLALTAPLVSGARVLRPILDAFLDLYPTVKARLLLLDRPVNLLDEGIDVALRISHLPDSSLVAIRIGEVRRVVCASPSYLAGRPPIHEPGELLAHACIAVSHLGQDAWSFPQRNVHIEPRLSVNSVEAAVASAVEGHGVTRVFSYQVADEVRSGRLVVLLPDAEPPPLPVHLITPEGRLSVPKVRAFVDFAVPRLKAEFARRAELTRGSRTARG from the coding sequence ATGGATCGCATCGAGGCCATGCGCGTGTTCGTGACGGCGTTGGACGAGGGCAGCCTGGCGGGCGCGGGGCGGCGGCTCGGACGCTCACCGGCCGCCGTCTCCCGGGCCATCGCCTTTCTCGAGGCCCATGTCGGGACGCAGCTCCTGCACCGCACGACCCGCTCCATGAGGCTGAGCGAGGCCGGCGAGCGCTACGCGGCGGCCTGCCGGCGGGTGCTCACCGAGCTGGAGGAGGCGGACCTGCTCGCCGCCGGGGAGCGCGCGGCGCCCCGGGGCCTGCTCGCGCTCACCGCCCCGCTCGTCAGCGGGGCGCGTGTCTTGCGGCCCATCCTCGATGCCTTTCTCGACCTGTACCCCACCGTCAAGGCCAGGCTGCTGCTGCTCGATCGCCCGGTGAACCTGCTGGACGAGGGCATCGACGTGGCGCTTCGGATCTCCCATCTGCCGGATTCGAGTCTGGTGGCCATCCGCATCGGCGAGGTGCGAAGGGTCGTCTGCGCGTCACCGTCCTATCTTGCCGGACGGCCACCCATTCACGAGCCAGGAGAGCTCCTGGCGCACGCCTGCATCGCCGTGAGTCACCTGGGTCAGGACGCGTGGAGCTTTCCCCAACGCAACGTCCATATCGAGCCGAGGTTGAGCGTGAACAGCGTCGAGGCGGCCGTTGCCTCCGCGGTCGAAGGTCACGGCGTGACGAGGGTGTTCTCGTATCAGGTGGCGGATGAGGTGCGCAGTGGCCGTCTGGTGGTGCTGCTGCCAGACGCCGAGCCGCCGCCACTGCCCGTCCATCTGATTACTCCCGAGGGACGGTTGTCGGTTCCCAAGGTCCGTGCCTTCGTGGACTTCGCCGTGCCGAGACTCAAGGCCGAGTTCGCCCGGAGGGCCGAGCTCACCAGAGGATCTCGTACTGCACGGGGATGA
- a CDS encoding alpha/beta fold hydrolase, with protein MTAAATRSTFAVTHHRTTQVEGIDIFYREAGPADAPVVVLLHGFPTSSHMFRHLIPALADRYHVIAPDYPGFGQSAMPAREDFPYSFAKFADVVDGLLDRLGATSYALYVMDYGAPVGFRLALKHPERVKALIVQNGNAYEEGLRAFWDPLRDYWADGSAAKREALRPTVSLEFTRFQYVDGVKDVSRIDPSNWVHDQALLDRPGNAEIQLDLFYDYRTNVALYPRFQSFFREHQPPTLIVWGANDQIFPAEGARAFKRELPNAELHLLESGHFALEDKADEIIPLMRDFLARALPTR; from the coding sequence ATGACCGCAGCTGCCACTCGTTCCACGTTCGCCGTCACCCATCATCGGACCACCCAGGTCGAGGGCATCGACATCTTCTACCGCGAAGCGGGTCCGGCCGATGCGCCGGTGGTCGTGCTGCTGCACGGCTTCCCGACGTCCTCTCACATGTTTCGCCATCTCATCCCGGCGCTGGCGGATCGCTACCACGTCATCGCGCCCGACTATCCGGGCTTCGGCCAGAGCGCCATGCCCGCCCGCGAGGACTTCCCCTACAGCTTCGCGAAGTTCGCGGACGTGGTGGATGGCCTGCTGGACCGGCTCGGAGCCACGTCCTACGCGCTCTACGTCATGGACTACGGCGCACCGGTCGGCTTCCGGCTGGCCCTGAAGCATCCCGAGCGGGTGAAGGCGCTCATCGTGCAGAACGGCAACGCCTATGAAGAGGGCCTGCGGGCGTTCTGGGATCCGCTCCGGGATTACTGGGCGGACGGCTCGGCCGCGAAGCGCGAGGCACTGCGCCCGACGGTGTCGCTGGAGTTCACCCGGTTCCAGTACGTCGATGGCGTCAAGGACGTCTCCCGCATCGACCCGTCCAACTGGGTGCACGACCAGGCGCTGCTCGACCGGCCCGGCAACGCGGAGATCCAGCTCGACCTGTTCTACGACTACCGCACCAACGTCGCGCTCTATCCGAGGTTCCAGTCCTTCTTCCGCGAGCACCAGCCACCGACCCTGATCGTCTGGGGCGCGAACGATCAGATCTTCCCCGCCGAGGGCGCCAGGGCGTTCAAGCGGGAGCTGCCGAACGCCGAGCTGCACCTCCTCGAGAGCGGGCACTTCGCGCTCGAGGACAAGGCCGACGAGATCATCCCGCT